A genomic window from Chitinophaga pollutisoli includes:
- a CDS encoding SusC/RagA family TonB-linked outer membrane protein — protein MKRFKAISSGLIMASVLLCNVPITSAQPGHEKTAREQVSLISVINDMENRFDVRFNYNATLLKGKKIAAPDKDGFSKDNIARELNRYISPLGLVCQQLAGKLYVVKANAVTEQALSSTPTLAVADIRGTVSDSTGATIPGVVVRIKGAQRGAITDGNGAFTLPNVKKGDVLVFSLVGYNQQEITVGDETDLRIVMQVSAIALDQLVVTALGIKRQEKALGYAVQKVKGDAVATVKGVDVATSLTGHVSGLVVKNSTEFFAKPSIELRGEGALLVIDGVPYGNMTLRDIPTDDIESIDVLKGPTASSLYGSRAAGGVLLVTTKKGSGTGLTVSINSNTMLQSGFLALPKVQGSYGRGQNGAIDNDYVWGPKLDIGETATDWNPETKQFEDNRPLRSIGKDNLKNFMETGVVTNNNISVSQSGQYGSFRASLNHIYNKGQFPNARANMFNFTLGGVLKASDKFTLEGHTGVSKRMAPQVWGSGYGNQGYIYQLTMWTGPEYDIRQYRDYWKVPNKTQNWMYTNWYDNPYLIAHEKLNGIQENTVNASLTANYRFTNDLNLLVRVAYDNYNNEETYRNPTANIFSTRGGWDAKGYYRNIAGKGWSTNDDIMLSYKKKAGQFSIDLMAGGTIYYYTNDTISAATRNGLSSPRFYSIAGSVGPVNITQTHGARQVNSLYGRAALGWKNAIFVEATGRNDWNSAQPKEHRDYFYPSLGSSVVLTELMRLPRFVDMWKFRGSWADYKSPAPVYWINRLYTTTPQAWNTLNSANYPGNLLPLSILPSSARTWEVGTAAYLFKNRLNVDVTYFNKLYYNTQRNIEIPQSSGFSSTIINVDEDFVRKGIEITIGGSVIKQQNFEWQSTINYTSHHRYIKQLDSTYSSKEPWVKVGARMDNYIDYYWLRDPSGNVIHQNGMPVQSEYRKHYGYTDPKFSFGFINNFRIGDFLVGLNIDGRIGGLMYNYVNDKMFDTGTHPDTDNNWRYDEVVNGKTNFVGKGVKVASGTVTYDNFGNIINDTRTYAPNDVSTSYQDYTQKFRAGDYGVQKKSFVKVREMSLGYKLPAAFLSRYSIKSASVALTAQNLFLFTKFRFSDPDVDTENLNSPSQRMLGMNLRVNF, from the coding sequence ATGAAAAGATTCAAAGCCATCAGCTCCGGGCTGATCATGGCATCTGTATTGCTATGCAACGTCCCCATCACCAGTGCGCAACCAGGGCATGAAAAAACAGCCCGCGAACAGGTGTCGCTCATCTCCGTTATCAACGACATGGAAAACCGGTTCGACGTCCGGTTTAACTATAACGCCACGTTACTGAAAGGAAAGAAAATCGCCGCACCCGATAAAGACGGGTTCAGCAAAGACAACATCGCCCGCGAGCTGAACCGCTACATCTCGCCCCTCGGGCTCGTATGCCAGCAGCTCGCCGGCAAACTCTATGTCGTGAAAGCCAACGCCGTCACCGAACAGGCGCTTTCCTCCACACCGACCCTGGCCGTTGCCGACATCCGCGGAACCGTCTCCGATTCCACCGGCGCCACCATCCCCGGCGTGGTCGTGCGCATCAAAGGCGCCCAGCGCGGCGCGATTACCGACGGCAATGGGGCTTTTACGCTGCCCAATGTGAAAAAAGGCGATGTACTCGTCTTTTCACTGGTGGGCTATAACCAACAGGAAATAACCGTCGGCGACGAAACCGATCTCCGCATCGTTATGCAGGTGTCCGCCATCGCGCTCGACCAGCTCGTGGTAACCGCCCTTGGTATCAAACGCCAGGAGAAGGCCCTCGGCTACGCCGTGCAAAAAGTGAAAGGCGACGCCGTGGCTACCGTCAAAGGTGTTGACGTAGCCACATCGCTCACCGGCCATGTTTCGGGCCTCGTGGTGAAGAACTCCACCGAGTTCTTCGCCAAACCCAGCATCGAGCTGCGCGGCGAAGGCGCCCTGCTCGTCATCGATGGCGTACCTTATGGCAATATGACCCTGCGCGACATCCCGACGGATGACATCGAAAGCATCGACGTGCTCAAAGGCCCCACCGCCTCCTCGCTCTACGGCTCACGCGCCGCCGGCGGCGTGCTCCTCGTTACCACCAAGAAAGGCTCCGGCACAGGGCTCACCGTTTCCATCAACAGCAACACCATGCTGCAAAGCGGATTCCTCGCCCTGCCAAAGGTGCAAGGGTCTTACGGCCGCGGGCAAAACGGCGCCATCGATAACGACTATGTGTGGGGACCCAAACTCGATATCGGCGAAACCGCCACCGACTGGAACCCCGAAACCAAACAGTTCGAAGACAACCGTCCGCTCCGCTCCATCGGGAAAGACAACCTCAAGAACTTCATGGAAACGGGAGTTGTCACCAACAACAACATCAGCGTTTCCCAAAGCGGCCAGTACGGCAGCTTCCGGGCTTCGCTCAATCATATCTATAACAAGGGGCAGTTCCCCAACGCGCGCGCCAACATGTTCAACTTCACGCTGGGCGGCGTGCTGAAAGCTTCCGACAAATTCACCCTCGAAGGCCATACCGGCGTCAGCAAACGCATGGCGCCGCAGGTTTGGGGCTCTGGTTACGGCAACCAGGGTTACATCTACCAGCTCACCATGTGGACCGGCCCGGAATACGATATCCGGCAGTACCGCGACTATTGGAAAGTACCCAACAAAACCCAGAACTGGATGTACACTAACTGGTACGACAATCCTTATCTCATCGCCCACGAAAAGCTGAACGGCATCCAGGAAAATACGGTGAATGCGAGCCTCACGGCCAATTACCGCTTCACCAACGACCTGAACCTGCTGGTGCGTGTGGCGTATGATAACTACAACAACGAAGAAACGTACAGGAACCCTACCGCCAACATCTTTTCCACCCGCGGCGGCTGGGATGCGAAAGGGTATTACCGCAACATCGCCGGCAAAGGCTGGAGCACGAACGACGATATCATGCTTTCCTACAAAAAGAAGGCTGGCCAGTTCTCCATCGACCTGATGGCGGGCGGTACCATTTATTACTATACCAACGATACGATTTCCGCCGCTACGAGAAACGGTTTGTCGAGCCCCCGGTTTTACAGCATCGCGGGCTCAGTGGGGCCTGTAAATATCACGCAGACGCACGGCGCGCGCCAGGTGAACAGCCTGTATGGAAGGGCGGCGCTGGGATGGAAGAACGCCATCTTCGTGGAAGCCACGGGCCGTAACGACTGGAACTCCGCGCAGCCGAAAGAGCACCGCGACTATTTCTATCCCTCGCTGGGATCCAGTGTGGTGCTGACTGAACTGATGCGGCTGCCCCGGTTCGTGGACATGTGGAAATTCAGAGGTTCCTGGGCGGATTACAAATCGCCGGCCCCCGTTTACTGGATCAACCGCCTGTACACCACCACGCCACAGGCCTGGAATACGCTGAATTCCGCCAACTACCCCGGCAACCTGCTCCCGCTCAGCATCCTGCCCAGCTCTGCCCGCACATGGGAAGTGGGTACCGCCGCTTACCTGTTTAAAAACAGGCTGAATGTAGACGTAACCTATTTCAATAAACTGTATTACAATACCCAGCGCAATATCGAGATCCCGCAGTCGTCCGGGTTCTCCAGCACGATCATCAATGTGGACGAAGATTTTGTGCGGAAAGGGATAGAAATCACGATCGGAGGTTCTGTCATCAAACAGCAAAATTTCGAATGGCAGTCAACCATCAACTACACCAGCCATCACCGCTATATCAAGCAGCTCGACAGCACGTATTCCTCCAAAGAGCCCTGGGTGAAAGTAGGCGCGCGGATGGATAACTACATAGACTACTACTGGCTGCGCGATCCTTCGGGGAATGTTATCCACCAGAACGGCATGCCCGTACAGAGCGAATACCGCAAGCATTACGGCTACACCGATCCCAAATTCAGCTTTGGTTTCATCAACAACTTCCGCATCGGGGATTTCCTCGTGGGACTGAACATCGACGGGCGCATCGGTGGCCTGATGTACAATTACGTGAACGATAAAATGTTCGATACCGGCACCCATCCTGATACGGATAACAACTGGCGGTATGATGAAGTGGTGAACGGGAAAACGAATTTTGTTGGTAAAGGCGTGAAAGTGGCCAGCGGCACGGTGACTTACGATAACTTCGGCAACATTATCAACGATACGCGTACTTACGCACCGAACGATGTGAGCACTTCTTACCAGGATTACACGCAGAAGTTCAGGGCCGGCGATTACGGGGTGCAGAAAAAATCGTTCGTGAAAGTCAGGGAGATGTCGTTGGGCTACAAACTGCCTGCCGCCTTCCTGAGCCGATACAGCATCAAGAGCGCATCCGTGGCGCTCACGGCGCAGAACCTGTTCCTTTTCACGAAATTCCGTTTCTCCGATCCGGACGTGGATACCGAAAACCTGAACTCACCCTCGCAGCGGATGCTGGGTATGAACCTGCGGGTAAATTTCTGA
- a CDS encoding SusD/RagB family nutrient-binding outer membrane lipoprotein, with translation MQHKKLYTIILGATVLAGCAKFEEINTNPDKTDEVSSSMLATTMILNVTRSTIATTKGFMQPYMLGKYVTWGENQENFQFNRLSRAGFDRLPVLRNIEPMIAAATDEGQRNSYRGLGNFIRAWQFFHTSMQVGDIPYSEAIKGESDGIVQPKYDSQKAVFLGILRELDSANALFARGSKFEGDPIFNGEADKWRRVVNGFQLHVLMQLYRKTGDADLKVTDRFRDIVANRPLLRNYNDNFALAYNNTQGQNYPWSDVPAGSGNSFVKSNYTMLTTNLIDPLKALGDRRLFYYAKPSPVQISAGKLPSDWDAYPGAEPSDPFPVLQDKRVSKDYADLNNRYVQLVNAEPVSVFSYWDQQFILAEAALRGWIAGTPAQDYYAAGIGESMRFIAAYTPEAADYHHNMKIDNAYILTYIAAHPLMGTMEQQLHQIIQQKYLAGFLQGSNYNAWYENRRTGYPVFKLNPNSNLNTPNTAFPVRWLYPSNELNFNNRNMDEAIRRQYPGGDNTNGVMWILKD, from the coding sequence ATGCAACACAAAAAACTTTATACCATCATACTAGGGGCAACCGTACTGGCGGGCTGCGCCAAATTTGAAGAGATCAATACCAACCCGGATAAGACGGATGAAGTCAGCTCGTCGATGCTGGCCACCACCATGATCCTGAACGTGACGCGGTCCACCATCGCCACCACGAAAGGTTTCATGCAGCCGTACATGCTGGGTAAATATGTTACCTGGGGCGAGAACCAGGAGAATTTCCAGTTCAACCGCCTGAGCAGGGCGGGCTTCGATCGCCTCCCGGTGCTCCGGAACATCGAACCGATGATCGCCGCGGCAACCGACGAAGGGCAGCGCAATTCCTACCGCGGGCTGGGGAACTTCATCCGCGCCTGGCAGTTTTTCCATACCAGCATGCAGGTGGGCGATATCCCATATTCCGAGGCCATCAAAGGCGAATCGGATGGCATCGTGCAACCGAAGTACGACAGCCAGAAGGCCGTTTTCCTGGGCATCCTACGCGAGCTGGACAGCGCCAACGCCCTCTTCGCCAGGGGCAGCAAGTTTGAAGGCGATCCCATCTTTAACGGGGAGGCTGATAAATGGCGCCGCGTGGTGAACGGATTCCAGCTGCATGTGCTCATGCAACTCTACCGCAAAACCGGTGACGCCGATCTCAAAGTGACCGACCGTTTCCGTGACATCGTTGCCAACCGGCCCTTACTGCGCAATTACAACGACAACTTCGCGTTGGCCTATAACAACACGCAGGGCCAGAACTACCCCTGGTCCGACGTGCCCGCGGGTTCCGGCAACTCCTTCGTGAAGTCGAACTACACGATGCTTACCACCAACCTCATCGATCCGCTTAAAGCCCTGGGCGACCGCCGCCTGTTCTACTACGCCAAACCATCGCCCGTACAGATCTCCGCCGGCAAACTGCCTTCCGACTGGGACGCCTACCCCGGCGCCGAGCCTTCCGATCCGTTCCCGGTACTGCAGGACAAGCGTGTGTCGAAAGACTACGCCGATCTGAACAACCGTTACGTGCAGCTTGTGAATGCGGAGCCGGTGAGCGTGTTCAGTTATTGGGACCAGCAGTTCATCCTCGCGGAGGCGGCGCTCCGCGGTTGGATCGCGGGAACGCCGGCGCAGGACTATTATGCGGCAGGCATCGGGGAGTCGATGCGGTTTATCGCGGCATATACGCCCGAAGCGGCCGATTATCACCACAACATGAAAATCGACAATGCCTACATCCTCACCTACATCGCGGCTCACCCCCTGATGGGTACGATGGAGCAGCAGCTGCACCAGATCATCCAGCAGAAATATCTTGCCGGTTTCCTCCAGGGCTCGAATTACAATGCCTGGTATGAAAACAGGAGAACAGGGTATCCCGTGTTCAAGCTCAATCCCAATTCGAATTTGAACACACCCAACACGGCATTCCCCGTGCGGTGGCTGTACCCCTCCAATGAGCTCAACTTCAATAACCGGAATATGGACGAAGCCATCAGGCGCCAGTATCCCGGCGGCGACAATACCAACGGGGTCATGTGGATTCTGAAGGATTAA
- a CDS encoding S41 family peptidase, which produces MHQPARKLFLIPALICASLFIACNAHHQAIYTDFETTDSLPTQWNVINESGAFHAHSVEGVAKSGRRSLLLERHTAGGGRSVLAVTQIPVDFNGAQVEVSGYIKTENAQAGLFGLYLKVEGDPLWTQTEVMRDAKAGGTADWKKFTLTASLKKGARDIYLGVYHAGSGKVWADDLEVRIDGKPLSAVSRLALPPARLDTAFSIRTGIRLDSLTPAKADNLVRLGKVWGFLKYYHPAVAAGKYNWDAELFRVLPALLHSANRQAANKVMEKWVEGLPTVARDTAMKGIPPMVKLPPDLGWLADTALLGNALSGKLEVIRKAKREDEHYYVGLQSTGNASFNNELRYSHISPADDGYRLLALFRYWNYVQYYFPYRHLIGEDWHGVLVRFVPVFAKAEDAVSYQLAVLQLLTTIRDSHALLQGNTMAMDRSLGFHRIYADIREVEGRPTVVRPPVAVQGDALERGDVILQVNGTPVETLRKWWEPHLPASNDSHRSYAFAAELLRGKDSLFMLEVDRNGQKKTLQLVYDQAASRHPDNRLLLPEKPWTLLPGNIGYMYLRTLRKADIPEMMKQFFTARGIVIDLRGYPYEMYHHDICSYLTARAVPFHRSYGASVQEPGQFSYLQVKPVGGSNRYPYRGKVIVLVNEETQSRGEFFAMAFKAVPGVTIMGGPTAGTDGTVTDFYLPGGLKTRFTGDGICWPDGTESQRTGIVPDVPVRQTRKGVIEGKDELLEAALQRIQP; this is translated from the coding sequence ATGCATCAACCCGCCCGGAAATTATTCCTCATCCCCGCACTTATTTGTGCCTCCCTTTTTATCGCCTGCAACGCGCATCATCAAGCGATTTACACGGATTTTGAAACAACGGACAGCCTGCCCACGCAATGGAACGTCATCAATGAAAGCGGCGCTTTCCACGCACATAGCGTAGAGGGTGTGGCCAAGTCGGGCCGGCGTTCGTTGTTGCTGGAAAGGCATACGGCGGGAGGAGGGCGCTCGGTACTGGCGGTTACACAGATACCGGTTGATTTCAACGGCGCCCAGGTAGAGGTAAGTGGGTATATCAAAACCGAAAACGCGCAGGCCGGTCTTTTCGGATTGTACCTGAAAGTAGAAGGCGATCCCTTATGGACCCAAACCGAAGTAATGCGGGATGCGAAAGCCGGCGGAACGGCAGATTGGAAAAAATTCACGTTAACCGCCTCATTGAAGAAAGGCGCGAGGGATATTTACCTGGGTGTGTACCATGCCGGCAGCGGGAAAGTCTGGGCCGATGACCTGGAAGTGCGGATCGACGGAAAACCCCTTTCCGCCGTGTCCCGTTTGGCACTTCCGCCAGCGCGGCTGGATACCGCATTCAGTATAAGAACAGGCATCCGCCTGGATTCGCTCACGCCGGCGAAGGCTGATAACCTGGTCCGGCTAGGGAAAGTCTGGGGTTTTCTGAAATATTACCATCCTGCCGTGGCGGCTGGCAAGTATAACTGGGATGCGGAACTGTTCCGCGTATTGCCCGCGCTGCTGCATAGTGCCAACAGGCAGGCGGCGAATAAAGTAATGGAGAAATGGGTGGAAGGATTGCCAACCGTTGCCAGAGACACCGCTATGAAAGGAATCCCGCCGATGGTGAAACTCCCGCCGGATCTCGGCTGGCTGGCAGACACCGCGTTGCTGGGCAATGCACTTTCCGGGAAGCTGGAGGTGATCCGGAAGGCGAAGCGGGAGGACGAGCATTATTATGTGGGGTTGCAATCCACCGGTAACGCATCCTTCAACAACGAACTGCGGTATTCACATATCTCACCGGCAGACGACGGCTACCGCTTGCTGGCGCTGTTCCGTTACTGGAATTATGTGCAGTATTATTTTCCTTACAGGCATCTTATCGGGGAAGACTGGCATGGTGTGCTGGTGCGTTTCGTGCCAGTATTTGCAAAGGCGGAGGACGCGGTATCCTATCAGCTGGCGGTTTTACAATTGTTGACAACCATCCGGGATTCGCATGCGCTGCTGCAGGGAAATACAATGGCGATGGACCGCTCCCTGGGTTTTCACCGGATATACGCGGACATCAGGGAGGTGGAGGGCAGACCTACGGTGGTGCGGCCGCCGGTGGCCGTTCAGGGCGACGCGCTGGAAAGGGGAGACGTGATCCTGCAGGTAAATGGGACGCCGGTGGAAACGCTGCGCAAATGGTGGGAACCACATCTTCCAGCCTCCAACGACAGTCACCGCTCGTACGCCTTTGCCGCTGAGTTGCTCCGCGGGAAAGATTCGCTGTTTATGCTGGAAGTGGACAGGAACGGGCAGAAGAAAACATTGCAGCTGGTATATGATCAGGCCGCCAGCCGGCATCCGGACAATCGTTTGCTATTGCCGGAGAAGCCGTGGACGTTGTTGCCCGGGAACATCGGATATATGTATTTGCGCACTTTACGCAAGGCTGATATCCCGGAAATGATGAAGCAATTTTTTACCGCGAGGGGCATCGTTATAGACTTGCGCGGTTATCCTTACGAAATGTACCATCACGACATCTGCAGTTATCTTACCGCCCGTGCGGTGCCGTTTCACCGGAGTTATGGCGCCAGCGTGCAGGAACCGGGGCAGTTCAGTTACCTGCAGGTGAAGCCGGTGGGTGGCAGCAACCGGTATCCATACCGGGGAAAGGTGATCGTGCTGGTTAATGAAGAAACCCAGAGCCGGGGCGAGTTTTTTGCCATGGCATTTAAAGCTGTACCGGGCGTTACCATAATGGGCGGTCCCACCGCGGGCACCGATGGTACAGTAACGGATTTTTACCTGCCCGGCGGGTTGAAGACCCGTTTTACGGGAGATGGAATTTGCTGGCCAGATGGCACGGAAAGCCAGCGGACCGGCATCGTTCCGGATGTGCCGGTGCGGCAGACACGTAAGGGCGTGATAGAGGGGAAGGATGAGCTCCTCGAAGCGGCGTTGCAACGCATACAGCCATAA
- a CDS encoding gliding motility-associated C-terminal domain-containing protein, with product MLGKTRILTAFLTGSAAVAMAQSNPPVRPLEPGRPARLTAAATGATRYQWYRNGAAIPGAIGNVLQTGDPGAYTVIAYTGPDVCASDLSDPVILTGPPDDGPQKIDLAVAKTANAQQLPGGQNISYLLTVTNNGPAAATGIVVNDAMPASLAFDRLQPPGKGTASYGGNHTVTWKIPLLQARESATLTILAKAAKTGTIENTATVAAAQPDSIPANNRATHVLQVMPLFIPNAFTANADGRNDRFRIIGLERYPENELAIFNRWGTVVFQQKNYQQRWDAQGQEAGTYVYVLRIRDAAGEWQLLKGHVIVLR from the coding sequence ATGTTGGGTAAAACCCGCATATTGACGGCCTTCCTTACCGGGAGCGCAGCCGTCGCCATGGCGCAATCCAATCCACCGGTCAGGCCGCTTGAGCCTGGCCGGCCCGCCAGGCTTACGGCCGCCGCTACCGGCGCTACGCGATACCAATGGTACCGCAACGGCGCCGCCATTCCTGGCGCCATCGGAAACGTGCTGCAAACCGGGGACCCCGGCGCCTATACCGTAATAGCTTACACAGGGCCGGATGTCTGTGCCTCCGATCTATCAGACCCCGTTATCCTCACCGGCCCGCCGGACGACGGGCCGCAGAAAATCGATCTGGCCGTCGCGAAAACCGCCAATGCCCAGCAATTGCCGGGCGGGCAAAACATTTCATACCTGCTGACCGTTACCAATAATGGCCCTGCCGCGGCTACGGGGATCGTCGTCAACGACGCCATGCCCGCATCGCTTGCATTCGACCGCTTGCAACCACCCGGAAAAGGAACCGCTTCCTACGGCGGCAATCATACCGTGACGTGGAAAATCCCCCTGCTGCAAGCCCGCGAAAGCGCCACGCTCACCATCCTGGCGAAAGCCGCCAAAACCGGGACCATCGAAAATACCGCGACGGTCGCCGCCGCACAACCCGACAGCATACCCGCCAACAACCGCGCTACACACGTATTACAGGTGATGCCGTTATTCATTCCCAATGCTTTCACAGCGAATGCGGACGGGCGGAACGACCGTTTCCGCATCATTGGGTTGGAGCGGTATCCCGAAAATGAGCTGGCGATTTTCAACCGGTGGGGGACCGTCGTTTTTCAGCAGAAGAATTACCAGCAACGCTGGGATGCGCAGGGGCAGGAAGCCGGGACCTACGTATACGTTTTGCGCATACGCGATGCCGCCGGCGAATGGCAGCTGTTGAAGGGGCATGTGATCGTGCTGCGGTAG
- a CDS encoding phytoene desaturase family protein, protein MQSKIAIIGAGISGLSAAAYAAKAGHEVHVFEKNGEPGGRARQFEAAGYTFDMGPSWYWMPDIIEAFFRDFDCSVADFYELVPLDPQFAMIFADGQLSVPKEYGELRSLFENTESGAGRRLDAFMKSARNKYEVGMGEFVQKPCHSWWEFVSPKIALSSLKLDLFTGFRKYVSKFFKNPRLAALMEFPVIFLGAPPAEIPALYSLMNYGGLVLGTWYPMGGFYQLVTAMQAVARREGARFYFNSPVERIIVENESVNGLVVNGERHTFDAVIASSDYHHTETLLDAAYRNYDDAYWHTRTFAPSSLIYYLGFREKLPGLRHHNLFFEHALDGHIADIYKEKRWPREPLFYACCPSQTDPSVAPPGHENLFLLMPLAPGLNDEEPLRERYLAQMLARLEKHTGITGLYDKIDYRRSYCVRDFVADYNAFQGNAYGLANTLSQTAVRKPAIRNRKLCNLFYTGQLTVPGPGVPPSVISGKIAANEINQIKSRCYESAI, encoded by the coding sequence ATGCAAAGCAAAATTGCGATCATAGGCGCTGGAATTTCTGGATTATCGGCAGCGGCATATGCGGCGAAGGCGGGGCATGAGGTGCATGTTTTTGAGAAAAATGGCGAGCCCGGCGGCAGAGCCAGGCAGTTCGAAGCAGCCGGGTATACCTTCGATATGGGGCCGAGTTGGTATTGGATGCCCGATATTATTGAAGCGTTTTTCCGCGATTTCGACTGCAGTGTTGCTGATTTTTATGAACTCGTGCCGCTGGATCCCCAATTCGCAATGATCTTCGCAGACGGTCAATTGTCTGTTCCGAAGGAATACGGCGAGTTGCGATCGCTCTTCGAGAACACAGAATCGGGTGCCGGCCGCAGGCTCGACGCATTCATGAAATCCGCCCGTAACAAATATGAGGTGGGGATGGGGGAATTTGTGCAGAAGCCCTGCCATTCCTGGTGGGAGTTCGTTTCCCCTAAAATTGCACTGTCCTCGTTGAAACTGGATCTATTCACCGGCTTCCGCAAGTATGTGAGCAAATTCTTTAAAAATCCCCGGTTGGCGGCATTGATGGAATTTCCCGTAATATTTTTGGGCGCTCCGCCAGCAGAAATTCCAGCCCTGTACAGCCTGATGAATTACGGTGGGTTGGTCTTGGGGACCTGGTACCCGATGGGAGGCTTTTATCAATTAGTGACGGCCATGCAGGCAGTCGCCAGGCGCGAAGGCGCCAGGTTTTATTTCAACAGTCCGGTGGAGCGTATTATTGTGGAAAATGAAAGCGTGAACGGGCTTGTCGTCAACGGTGAAAGGCATACTTTCGACGCCGTTATCGCGTCATCCGACTATCACCATACCGAAACATTACTCGACGCAGCTTACAGGAATTACGACGATGCATATTGGCACACCCGTACTTTCGCACCTTCGTCGCTCATTTATTACCTTGGCTTTCGCGAGAAATTGCCCGGGCTACGCCACCACAATTTGTTTTTCGAGCACGCGCTCGACGGGCATATCGCTGATATTTACAAAGAAAAACGTTGGCCGCGGGAGCCGCTGTTCTACGCCTGCTGTCCCTCCCAAACAGATCCATCGGTAGCTCCTCCTGGTCATGAAAATTTATTCCTGCTAATGCCGCTGGCGCCAGGGCTCAACGATGAGGAGCCATTGCGGGAACGATATCTTGCACAAATGCTTGCCCGGCTGGAGAAACATACCGGTATAACGGGATTGTACGACAAGATCGATTACAGGCGGAGTTATTGTGTGCGTGATTTCGTGGCGGATTACAACGCTTTCCAGGGCAATGCTTACGGGCTGGCCAATACGCTTTCCCAAACCGCGGTACGCAAACCTGCTATCCGCAACAGGAAGTTGTGCAATCTGTTCTATACCGGGCAACTCACGGTTCCCGGTCCCGGTGTTCCTCCTTCGGTCATATCGGGGAAAATAGCTGCCAATGAAATCAATCAAATAAAATCCAGGTGTTATGAAAGTGCTATTTGA
- a CDS encoding phytoene/squalene synthase family protein, protein MQVSKAITRKYSTSFSIGILALAPAIRPAIYAIYGYVRLADEIVDSFHMHDKRRLLERLTEQTWQALDEGISLNPILQSFQETVNRYGIHRQLISRFLDSMRMDLAPIDYDDDKYQEYILGSAEVVGLMCLQVFVEGDASAYEKLKPYAMKLGAAFQKVNFLRDLKDDYRILGRTYFPGVDLRMFDNTAKISIEKEIAADFAEALIGIRKLPVSSRFGVYLAYKYYLSLFDKIRQTPAQRILEERVRIPNGRKLSLMMSSYLQYKIAVL, encoded by the coding sequence ATGCAGGTGAGCAAGGCAATTACAAGGAAATACAGCACAAGTTTTTCGATCGGAATACTTGCATTGGCGCCAGCGATACGCCCTGCTATTTATGCGATATATGGATATGTCAGATTGGCGGATGAAATTGTAGACAGTTTCCATATGCACGACAAACGCCGGTTGCTGGAACGGCTTACGGAGCAGACTTGGCAGGCGCTGGATGAGGGGATTTCGCTAAACCCGATCCTGCAATCTTTCCAGGAGACCGTCAATCGCTACGGTATCCACCGGCAACTGATCAGCCGGTTCCTCGACAGTATGCGGATGGACCTCGCCCCAATTGACTACGATGACGACAAATACCAGGAATACATTCTGGGATCGGCAGAAGTGGTGGGGTTGATGTGCCTGCAAGTATTCGTAGAGGGCGATGCAAGCGCTTACGAGAAGTTGAAGCCGTATGCCATGAAGTTGGGCGCTGCATTCCAGAAAGTCAACTTCCTGCGCGACCTGAAAGATGATTACAGGATTCTCGGACGCACTTACTTCCCTGGTGTGGACCTGCGGATGTTTGACAACACGGCTAAGATCAGCATAGAAAAGGAAATTGCGGCTGATTTTGCGGAGGCGTTAATCGGTATTCGCAAACTGCCCGTGTCGTCCAGGTTTGGTGTATATCTTGCTTACAAGTATTATCTTTCGTTGTTCGATAAAATCCGGCAAACACCTGCCCAGCGCATCCTGGAGGAAAGGGTACGCATACCCAACGGTCGTAAGCTATCGTTGATGATGAGCAGTTATCTCCAATATAAAATAGCAGTCTTATAG
- a CDS encoding beta-carotene hydroxylase, with protein sequence MEGATWAIHKYVMHGFLWTLHRDHHDHSNEGQLERNDLFFIIFALPTITLLYFGVKQSFSALFFIGLGIFLYGMAYFFVHDIFIHQRIRWMRDTKNPYFRAIRRAHKQHHKHTGKEEGECFGFLWVPWKYFLMYFNKH encoded by the coding sequence ATGGAAGGGGCCACCTGGGCCATCCATAAGTATGTGATGCACGGTTTTCTCTGGACGTTGCACCGCGATCACCATGACCATTCGAATGAAGGACAGTTGGAACGGAACGACCTTTTTTTTATCATTTTCGCATTACCCACCATTACGTTGCTGTATTTTGGTGTGAAACAATCGTTCAGCGCATTGTTTTTTATCGGTCTGGGAATTTTCCTGTACGGGATGGCTTATTTTTTCGTGCACGATATCTTCATTCACCAGCGCATCCGCTGGATGCGTGACACGAAAAATCCTTATTTCCGTGCGATCCGCAGGGCGCATAAGCAGCATCACAAGCATACGGGTAAGGAAGAAGGGGAGTGTTTCGGATTTCTGTGGGTGCCATGGAAGTATTTCCTGATGTACTTCAACAAGCATTGA